The genomic DNA AAGCAGGGGAGCTGGAAGAGGATGCAAAGTCGCTTGATTCCAGATCCACAAACCGAATGTGATGGCTTTGTCCTTGCCATGTTGAATCTAGATCCAATATCCCGTTGCTCAGAGAATCATCTGAGctgtaatcttcttcttcgtcttcttcatcatagaCAGCTCGGTTATGCGGCTCTATCACATAATCTCCCAACACAACAGCACCTGGAGTCGACGACATTATCGTGCTAATCACATCTCTTCTGTCTCTTTCCCTCTCAAGCCTCTTCCATTTGGTTTCTAAAGCTGGGTCAATGGCTCTCGGGCAAGCATGTGGGTGTTTTTCCTTCATATGTTTCTTGAGCTTCCGGAAGTTTCCTACAAACGAACAGTTATCCTGCATACAGGTCCTTCTCTTGGAGTTGAAATGCATCCGAGCGTCTTTCACAACAGTCCAACCTTTCACTTGACCTCTACACAGTGGACACAGAAGCTCTGGTTGTCCTGAGCTTTCGTTACTGTACGATTTCCTGTATTGGTCAAGGCAGTTGGCAAAACGGGTGCTAGTTGCACACATGTAAGGACGGCAACCTTTGTGATAGGAAGAACAGAGGAGAAGAACCGCATTGTGTGGAGACTCCAAACAAACTGGGCAGGTTGAGCCAGCCCATTCTTCCTTGCAACATGGTGATGGATAAGGAGTAGCAATGTGAGCACTGTGATTCACTTTCTTGATCTTCCCCATctgaatctacaaaaaaaaacactcaaattATAAGATCCATGCGAAGTAAGCAAGACTCAACACTAATAGCGTCACAAGTTGACTATGGGGTTCatacaagaaccaaaaaagaagCAAGGATCTTGAATGGCCATTGAACACGGATTCGAATCTCATGCATAAAAGCTACACCACTATAGTTACAGGGGAGTGAACATTAACTTAAACCGGATCGGCAAATGGAAATCACAAGCAAAGACACGAGACAATGAAAAGTTTCAGATCTGGAGTAGCAATTCTagtaaaataaatccaaaattCATGCAAATTTAAGCAACGCCATCAATGACAAGGCAGATTTTATCGATCCACATATTAAGATCCGAGACAAATTATACAATTCAATGtttgaaaacacacaaatacAAAGACCTGAGATCTCGATTGAAACGGAATCATAATCCGATAATCTAAgatagatctctctctctattgaaACTGGAAAAGATCAGAGACCTTTCAGCGAAAAGACAATTTCGAGAACTGAGATGACGAAATTCAACAAGATTAACAAAATTaacgatgaggaggaggaggagacgacgGAGGAAACAGTACCGGTGAGATTAAGCGGGAGGAGATCGCCGGCGGAGGatagagcgagagagagagagctccgagcttgaatgatgatgatgcagagaATAAGGGTAAAAAGCGAGATTGCTTCTACAAATTGACGTACGCAAACAAAGCcaagagactttttttttcttttttcttttattgatttaaaaactTGCGGTTTGATTCCTACATGTCGTCATTTTGACGCAACCGTTTTTCTCATCCAATATCTCGCGCATTTACTGTGTTTTTGTAATTGGGCCGTAAGCCCATTCTttctgtttgttgtttgttagaATAGGGTCAAGAGGGACAAAATAATATTCTCTTCTCTTTATAAGAGATTCCcccttaattttaattttttggtcatacttttgttttttcttaactaCTATACAATTACAATTCATAGACTACAAAAATAACTGTAGTAAGAAAGAAACTGTTAAGAAACAACTTAAAACAGTTAAACCTAATTCTGCGGTTATAAGTTGATAAGATGATTGCATCAACTAACCCAACTAGAACAATTggtcattttttcttctttttgttaattggCCTACCTTGTCTTTGCTAGAGGCACTTTTACATTCAAGATAGTGTAGACAGGAGGAGCCATATATGAGTAGTGAAGAATCCGAAGCTCTTTTCAACTTCTCCTTCTTTCAAATCTTCATTGAACATCGATCTCGAAGAAAAAATGTCATCACATGAACATTGGGCCGCCTCGGGGTACCCTTGTGACCTGTGTGTGGTGAGTTTCTTAAGCAAACCCTGTGTGGTGAACTGGTgattaactctattttttccaaTGTTGTAGTTTACTGATCTTTTAATCACCACATAACATCTTACAGCAagtaaatgaataaataaattaaattattgcaTGTATTTTTTATACCTTACAATTAATACTTGTAAATGCACTAGAGTATTTTAATCTAACAATAAGCGGGAAAAAAACAAGTCTAATAATGACAAAAGATGTCGTAGACTGGAGTCATATTAGGTGAGAAGATTCCGAAGCTCTGCTCCACCGGACCATCCTTCTGATTCTCCCTGAACAttgcaaacaaaaacacatcCACCGGCGTATAAGGGCGGCGAGGCGTCCTCATCCGCGCAGATCCCCCACATGTCATAATCCCCGTATTATAGGCCTTGGCGTTATCAACGCTCGTGTGTGGTTCATTTCCCTCCGTCGGCCACCCAGTTTCcgccaccatcaccaccacgtTTCCAGCGTTAATCTTCTCCAACGCCGCGTTGAATCCGTCGACCATTGCTGCGAACATGTTGCTGTACTGCATATCACCGTCGATCACTATAGGTGTTTGGGACTTGAAACTNNNNNNNNNNNNNNNNNNNNNNNNNNNNNNNNNNNNNNNNNNNNNNNNNNNNNNNNNNNNNNNNNNNNNNNNNNNNNNNNNNNNNNNNNNNNNNNNNNNNNNNNNNNNNNNNNNNNNNNNNNNNNNNNNNNNNNNNNNNNNNNNNNNNNNNNNNNNNNNNNNNNNNNNNNNNNNNNNNNNNNNNNNNNNNNNNNNNNNNNNNNNNNNNNNNNNNNNNNNNNNNNNNNNNNNNNNNNNNNNNNNNNNNNNNNNNNNNNNNNNNNNNNNNNNNNNNNNNNNNNNNNNNNNNNNNNNNNNNNNNNNNNNNNNNNNNNNNNNNNNNNNNNNNNNNNNNNNNNNNNNNNNNNNNNNNNNNNNNNNNNNNNNNNNNNNNNNNNNNNNNNNNNNNNNNNNNNNNNNNNNNNNNNNNNNNNNNNNNNNNNNNNNNNNNNNNNNNNNNNNNNNNNNNNNNNNNNNNNNNNNNNNNNNNNNNNNNNNNNNNNNNNNNNNNNNNNNNNNNNNNNNNNNNNNNNNNNNNNNNNNNNNNNNNNNNNNNNNNNNNNNNNNNNNNNNNNNNNNNNNNNNNNNNNNNNNNNNNNNNNNNNNNNNNNNNNNNNNNNNNNNNNNNNNNNNNNNNNNNNNNNNNNNNNNNNNNNNNNNNNNNNNNNNNNNNNNNNNNNNNNNNNNNNNNNNNNNNNNNNNNNNNNNNNNNNNNNNNNNNNNNNNNNNNNNNNNNNNNNNNNNNNNNNNNNNNNNNNNNNNNNNNNNNNNNNNNNNNNNNNNNNNNNNNNNNNNNNNNNNNNNNNNNNNNNNNNNNNNNNNNNNNNNNNNNNNNNNNNNNNNNNNNNNNNNNNNNNNNNNNNNNNNNNNNNNNNNNNNNNNNNNNNNNNNNNNNNNNNNNNNNNNNNNNNNNNNNNNNNNNNNNNNNNNNNNNNNNNNNNNNNNNNNNNNNNNNNNNNNNNNNNNNNNNNNNNNNNNNNNNNNNNNNNNNNNNNNNNNNNNNNNNNNNNNNNNNNNNNNNNNNNNNNNNNNNNNNNNNNNNNNNNNNNNNNNNNNNNNNNNNNNNNNNNNNNNNNNNNNNNNNNNNNNNNNNNNNNNNNNNNNNNNNNNNNNNNNNNNNNNNNNNNNNNNNNNNNNNNNNNNNNNNNNNNNNNNNNNNNNNNNNNNNNNNNNNNNNNNNNNNNNNNNNNNNNNNNNNNNNNNNNNNNNNNNNNNNNNNNNNNNNNNNNNNNNNNNNNNNNNNNNNNNNNNNNNNNNNNNNNNNNNNNNNNNNNNNNNNNNNNNNNNNNNNNNNNNNNNNNNNNNNNNNNNNNNNNNNNNNNNNNNNNNNNNNNNNNNNNNNNNNNNNNNNNNNNNNNNNNNNNNNNNNNNNNNNNNNNNNNGTATCCGACGCGTATGCGAAGTAAGGGTACACGTTGGCCATGAGCGGCGAGTTCGTCTGAGAGAGTATCGATGAGATCTCAGTCATGATCTCGGTTAGGTCAGGGAGGAACGTTGCGGCTGAAGGTGGATATGTATTGGCCAAAGCGGTCATCGCTAAAACCGTCGTGACGGAGATTCCCGTGATGCCGGAACTCGTAAGCGCGGCGTTTACGTTTCTGATAGCGGCGGGTACGAATGGAGCGATGTCTGATGGGAAGACTTCGTTGCCGATCGTGATCCATTTGATGGAGACGTCGTTTATGTAAGGTATGATCGAGGTGGAGACAAAGTTGGTTGCGGCTGCTGGGTCTTGTGCTAGGGATTGGATTTCTTCGTTTCGTGGACCAAACATGACCGAGAGACCTGAGCCACGGAGGGCTTCAAGCATGTCGGCGAATGGCTCGTACATACG from Camelina sativa cultivar DH55 chromosome 7, Cs, whole genome shotgun sequence includes the following:
- the LOC104702561 gene encoding uncharacterized protein LOC104702561 translates to MGKIKKVNHSAHIATPYPSPCCKEEWAGSTCPVCLESPHNAVLLLCSSYHKGCRPYMCATSTRFANCLDQYRKSYSNESSGQPELLCPLCRGQVKGWTVVKDARMHFNSKRRTCMQDNCSFVGNFRKLKKHMKEKHPHACPRAIDPALETKWKRLERERDRRDVISTIMSSTPGAVVLGDYVIEPHNRAVYDEEDEEEDYSSDDSLSNGILDLDSTWQGQSHHIRFVDLESSDFASSSSSPASPSRSLRRLLFPRNQRGRQ
- the LOC109125606 gene encoding glucan endo-1,3-beta-glucosidase-like, whose protein sequence is SLLGVAGDITGVCYGRNGNNLPTPSDTVALYKTNNIDAIRMYEPFADMLEALRGSGLSVMFGPRNEEIQSLAQDPAAATNFVSTSIIPYINDVSIKWITIGNEVFPSDIAPFVPAAIRNVNAALTSSGITGISVTTVLAMTALANTYPPSAATFLPDLTEIMTEISSILSQTNSPLMANVYPYFAYASDXXXXXXXXXSFKSQTPIVIDGDMQYSNMFAAMVDGFNAALEKINAGNVVVMVAETGWPTEGNEPHTSVDNAKAYNTGIMTCGGSARMRTPRRPYTPVDVFLFAMFRENQKDGPVEQSFGIFSPNMTPVYDIFCHY